The sequence ACGGTTTTATTAGGAGGTAAATTAATTACTTTTAACTCCCCTGTATTAAAATTTGCATTAGACAATACTCCACCACCAACAACCTTAGGGAAATTAGATAAGGGCTGTAAAATAGATGAATGCGGATCATTTACCATTCCTGGTATAATAATTACAGCACTACCCGAAGAGGAACCTGCATTTTTTAATTCTAAAACTAACTTTAATTGATCGGTTACTTTAGCATTCGAAACCTTTACTCCTCCTTTTGTATAATAGCTATCTACTAATGCAACTTGTGCCGAAACTTCTATTGATATAAAGCTCAATAGGAGTAATAGTAAAATATAATATGTGTTATTTATGTGTTTCATTTCTAGGTCTATTTTATCAGAATCTCTGTTCTTCTGTTTAACTGGTGTGCTGCTTCATTACAGCTAATATTATTCTCGCAATTATTCAATATTTGTGTTTCACCAAAAGAGAATTGTTGTATTCTATGTTTATCAATTCCTTTTTCTGTTAAATATTTTATTACCGAATTACCTCTTCTTGTAGATAGGTTTTCATTATATGCATATGAACCTCTTGTATCTGTATGGGAACTTAGCTCTATAATTGTATTCGGGTTTTTATTCAAAATCTCAACTACTTTATCTAATTCTTGAATACTTTCTATTGATAAATGTGCTTTATCAAAAGCATAATAAACAGTTTTAGCTACTGGGTAGAAAAAGATAGGAGGAGATGTTTTTTCTTTAGCTCGTCCTTCTTTATTATTTAAATCTATTGCACTTTTATTAAAATTTAAGTCATCAGATTTTGTATTTGATTCGAAGATAGAAAGTATATAATTATCTAGAATTTTACTAAATGAACTTTCTGCAAAATCCCTTGAATGTTCACTCAAACTAATAAATATCGAGATTAATCCTACTAGAAATATTATGTAACCTACCCCTTTTCTCTTTAACTTCCTTTGGTCTTTATCCTTCTTAATTTCATCTGCAAAAGCAACCTCTTCAGCACCATCAAAAGAATTATTTACGAAGCTATTATCGTACTTAAACCGTTTACTTTTATCTGATAATGTAATGTATGCTTCATTTACTTTTTTAAATAAATACGCATTATTCTCATCTTCACTTGCTACATCTGGATGATATTTTTTTGCAAGTGAGAAATAAGCTTTCTTCAATTCTTGAGGAGTAGCGTCTTTAGCAACGCCTAAAATTTTATAATAATCACTCCTATTTTCTTCCGTTATTTTCACTACTCAAAAGGTGATTATTTGATTAAAATTTCTGTTCTCCTATTTAACTGATACAGTGCTTCTGTACAGTCTTTATCATCTCCACAATCATTTACAGATTGCTTTTCACCATAAGAATTTGAAACTATACGAGATTTATCAATGCCTTTATGTATTAGAAAATTTTCTACTTCTGTCCCTCTATTTTTTGCTAAAACTTCGTTATAACTATCTGACCCTCTAGAATCAGCATGTGAACTTAATTCTATCTTAACTGATGGATTCTTATTTAGAATTTCTATTAAACCATTTAATATTTCTACAGATTCCATTGTAATTATAGATTGATCAAAACCAAAATACACTGTTTCCAAAACAGGTTGTTTAAGTAATACATCAATTTTAAGTGTTTTCACTTCTATTGCTAGATTCTTTGTGGTAAAAAGTGAGTCTTTTTGATTAAAGAAAGCCTTTGTTCCTGTTAATATGAAATCCTTATTTTTCTCTATATCAAAATAATATAATCCAGACTCTTCTGACCTTGTTTCTGCAAGAACATTTTCATCAATATCTTTTAATTGAAGTATGGCATCTGGGATTGTATCCTTTGTTATAGCATTGATCACATAGCCAGATAAAGTGATGTATTCTTTTCGTGGTAAAATTGTTAACTCATAAATGTCATCATCTCCTTTACCTATTTTTCTATCTCTTGATGCAAAATAACCGTGTGCTAAGGTAGAATCTAAAGCCAAACTAAAATCATCGTGTTTAGTGTTAACAGGATAGCCAATATTATAACTTTTCTTAAATGATCTATCTACCTTTTCAGCAACAAAAATGTCTAACCCACCCAAACCAACATGGCCATTTGATGCAAAATATAGGTTACCCTCTTTGTCTAAAAATGGATAGAGTTCACTTCCATCTGTATTGATGTTCCCTCCTAAATTAATTGGATTAGACCAAACTCCATTTTTGTAGGTTACCTTATATAAATCTGTACCTCCAAAGCCACCAGGCATATTCGATGCGAAAATTATGGTTTGATCGTCTGCAGAAATTGTAGGATGACCCACAGCATAGTTTTTAGAATTAAAAGGTAAAACTTCTTCATTTTTCCATTCTCCTTTTCTATTCTTAGTAATCTTTAAAATTTTTAATTTATTGAGCTTATCCTCTCCAACGGTCTTTTTTGCAAGATTACCATAATTTCTTGTGACTAAAATTGCTTCTTCATGATTAAAATAAGCAATCGGCCCATCATGGTATTTTGTATTTAAGTTATCATCTAAATTTTTAACTCTTACATTAAGATCGTCTACAGTTGTATAGATATTAAAAAAGTAAGAACCGTCATTGTTATATTTTTTTGTCAGGAAGTTTTTATTTTCTGGGGGTCTGTTAGAAACAAACGCAATTGTGGAATCTCTTATTACAGGACCGAATTCACTGAATTTTGTATTAAATGGAATTTCATCAATAATATATCTAGAAGAATCTTTGTAAAAGATATCTATAGAATCGTAAATCATGTATCTCTCAGCTTGATACGGATGCCCTATTTCGTTAAAATACATCTCATACCACCTTTTTGCTTCTTTATAATCCCCAATCTCAGCTAATCCTTGTGCATAGTAGAATTTATATATTGCTTTTTGCCCTTCTAATTCAGCTAATTTCCCGTAATATTTTGTAGATTCTTTTAAACGGTTTAACTGTCTATAAGAATCTGCTATTTTATTTAAAACATAAGGACTCTCTTTCTTATTTCTAAGAACAATTTTATATCTATCAATTGCTTTTTTGTATTGATGCAAATTGTAGAACATATCTGCAATTTTTAATTTTTCAGATTGTGCTACCGATTCAAAATTAAAAAGAGTACATATTAATAATAAGTATAATAAGAATCGCATGAGATAATTTTTAGGTTTTACTCGGGATTTCTTTAAAACGTAATAAGCAATGTTAAATACCAATTACTAAGATGAGACAATATTATGGGTAGACCATGACAATATTTGTTTTGTAATAATTGTTAAGAAAACAATACAATTTATAGGATTGAAAAACAATATTTAACAAATGTGAAAGAAAATGGCAAGTGTATGGTCTCAATGGTTTTTAATGTGAACAATCCAATATACACTTATGAAAAACTTACTTATCTCTATTGCATTACTACTTAATATCTCTGTTGTTTTTGCACAACAAGATCCAATTTATTCTCAGTATATGTTTAATACTGCAGCAATTAACCCAGCCTACGCTGGTGCTTCTGAAACTGTTAGTATAAATGTATTACATAGATCACACTGGGTAAGTATGCCGGGTGCCCCAAAAACAAATACATTTACCGCAACAATGCCAATTGCACATAACAAACTAGGTTTAGGTGTATTTGCTATGAACGATGAGATTGGTGTTTTTAAAAATACACAAGCGTATGGTATGTTATCGTATCATTTACCAGTTTCTTATAATGGTAAGTTATCTTTTGGCTTGCAGTTTGGGTTTAACCAATATAGAGGTAATCTTACTGAGGTAAAAGTGAGTTCAAATGGTAAATTTGATCCTGCATTTGCTAATAACATCTCAAAAACTCAGTTTAATACGGGTGCTGGGGTGTGGTTTCAGACAGACAGGTTCTATGCAGGTGTTTCTATCCCTAGAATTTTAGATAACAGAAATGTAAAGAAAAATAGTAATGAACCTATTACTATAGAAAATCAAATGCATGCATATTTCATGACGGGTGTTGTATTAGATGTTAGTAAAGATGTTAAAGTAAAACCTTCTACATTAATTAAGTATGTGGAAAACAATAAAATATCATATGATTTAAACGCTACTGTTTATTTCCAAGAAAAAATCTCAGTAGGTTTCTCTTATAGAGATACAAAATCTTTGGTGTTAATGTCGGAAGTTCAAGCAACTAAAAATATTAGAATTGGTTACTCTTATGATATGAGCTTGTCAGAAGTTCAAAATGTTTCTGGAGGTTCTCATGAGGTAATGTTAAGGTATGAATTGAAGTGGAATAAAACACAAATTATGACACCTAGATTCTTCTAAAAAGAACAAAGCACTTGCAAGAAATTGTAGGTGCTTTTTTATTTAATTACAATTGTTCACAATGTTACGAGTAGGTTAAGTTATATCTAATGATTCTTCACAAAAATATTTTAATGCTTTTTTAACATTATGTTTGAATTGATAATTAAATAAAGATCTCTCAAGGTATATCGAAAGTAGATATACCACTATTAAATAAATCTAACTTATTTTATTCATTCATCTAAAATGACA is a genomic window of Flammeovirga pectinis containing:
- a CDS encoding DnaJ domain-containing protein codes for the protein MKITEENRSDYYKILGVAKDATPQELKKAYFSLAKKYHPDVASEDENNAYLFKKVNEAYITLSDKSKRFKYDNSFVNNSFDGAEEVAFADEIKKDKDQRKLKRKGVGYIIFLVGLISIFISLSEHSRDFAESSFSKILDNYILSIFESNTKSDDLNFNKSAIDLNNKEGRAKEKTSPPIFFYPVAKTVYYAFDKAHLSIESIQELDKVVEILNKNPNTIIELSSHTDTRGSYAYNENLSTRRGNSVIKYLTEKGIDKHRIQQFSFGETQILNNCENNISCNEAAHQLNRRTEILIK
- a CDS encoding OmpA family protein, with protein sequence MRFLLYLLLICTLFNFESVAQSEKLKIADMFYNLHQYKKAIDRYKIVLRNKKESPYVLNKIADSYRQLNRLKESTKYYGKLAELEGQKAIYKFYYAQGLAEIGDYKEAKRWYEMYFNEIGHPYQAERYMIYDSIDIFYKDSSRYIIDEIPFNTKFSEFGPVIRDSTIAFVSNRPPENKNFLTKKYNNDGSYFFNIYTTVDDLNVRVKNLDDNLNTKYHDGPIAYFNHEEAILVTRNYGNLAKKTVGEDKLNKLKILKITKNRKGEWKNEEVLPFNSKNYAVGHPTISADDQTIIFASNMPGGFGGTDLYKVTYKNGVWSNPINLGGNINTDGSELYPFLDKEGNLYFASNGHVGLGGLDIFVAEKVDRSFKKSYNIGYPVNTKHDDFSLALDSTLAHGYFASRDRKIGKGDDDIYELTILPRKEYITLSGYVINAITKDTIPDAILQLKDIDENVLAETRSEESGLYYFDIEKNKDFILTGTKAFFNQKDSLFTTKNLAIEVKTLKIDVLLKQPVLETVYFGFDQSIITMESVEILNGLIEILNKNPSVKIELSSHADSRGSDSYNEVLAKNRGTEVENFLIHKGIDKSRIVSNSYGEKQSVNDCGDDKDCTEALYQLNRRTEILIK
- a CDS encoding PorP/SprF family type IX secretion system membrane protein, whose amino-acid sequence is MKNLLISIALLLNISVVFAQQDPIYSQYMFNTAAINPAYAGASETVSINVLHRSHWVSMPGAPKTNTFTATMPIAHNKLGLGVFAMNDEIGVFKNTQAYGMLSYHLPVSYNGKLSFGLQFGFNQYRGNLTEVKVSSNGKFDPAFANNISKTQFNTGAGVWFQTDRFYAGVSIPRILDNRNVKKNSNEPITIENQMHAYFMTGVVLDVSKDVKVKPSTLIKYVENNKISYDLNATVYFQEKISVGFSYRDTKSLVLMSEVQATKNIRIGYSYDMSLSEVQNVSGGSHEVMLRYELKWNKTQIMTPRFF